The DNA window TGGAGCCGACAATGACAAGTCCAAACGTCAGTATCAGATGAGCCAGAGGCAGAGCCCACGACATCACACGGAAATTCTTAGTACTCTTTGCTATATAGCATCTCATAAAAACGTGGGGCCATACAATCGTAGCCACGGCGCCGGTCAGAGCCATGTTCAGAATTCCCTTCCATGTATAGGCTCCGCTTGGTCCGGGTGTGCTTAATGTTTTAGCCGTCTCAGGGTTGCTCGCTACGGCTGTTGCCGCTTCTACAAGTCCTCCGTTTGGAAAATATCTTGTTACGAGATAGACAACGACAATATATACGGCACAAACGCCCAGGATGGTGTGAAATGTATCCAGCCAGGCCACAGATTTCATACCACCTCCGATAATATGTAAGGATACACAGACCGTTCCTAAAAGAACGGCCGGAAGATAAGGAAATACGCCGTTTGTCGTTACTGAAATACCTTCGCCGATCGTGATCAACTGCACTGCGATATAGGGGATGCTGAAGAATACCAGCAGGATTGCCACGAAAAGGCCGAATCCTTCCGAATAATACCGCTCTCTCAGATAATCTGACGGCGTCTGGAAACCATATTCTTTTCCAAGAATCCAAATCCTGTAACCGATCAGGCAAAACAAGAGTCCGCTGACCGCGCAGCCGGCCGCTGCAAGATAACCAATCCCGCCGCTATATACTCCGGACGGATATCCGTAATAGGACAAGCCGCTGTATACGGAGATCGCTGTAGTACAAACCAGCACAAAAGAATTAACACCGCGGTCCGCATTGAAAAAACTCTCTGCTGATTTTGATGTCTGTTTAAAATTGCTAAAGCCATGAAACACCATAAAAGCTGCATAACATAAGATACCTAAGACAATCCAATATTCTGTTCTCATTTTGTCCCCTCCTACTCTTCTCCGTACAATTCGTCAATATGCCCCTGCGTATCATAAAATTTATTAAAGTAAAGTCCCCAAACCGCACTGGCTATAACCATTGAGCCTGCCATAAAAGCAAACTGTGACGGCATCCACCCAAACAGCAATGTTTTAGGCAAAAATGCCACCAAAATAAAGTTACTTAAAAATAACACCGTATTAAATAGAATGAATATGATTTTGATGCTTTTTTTCATTTTACCCCTCCGTCTGCCACTCAACTGTTCGGCAATATAATATGTTTGAATCCTTCCCCACGGACTGCCTCATCAAATCCCTTTTCCCACATCTCCAAAGGATATGCGGTACTCATCAGGGATTTCAAATCAATTTTTCCGTCGTTCAGGAGTTCTATCGTTTTATCCCACCATACAGGCCTTGTCGCATACGTACCTGTTATCGTATATTCTCTCAGTACAACCTTGCCCATGTCAATCGGCGCATCTTTGCTTGGTATGCCAACCTGTGTGTAATGAGCCCCTTTCCGCATCAAATCCATGGCAAGACGAATGGCAGGAACTGCGCCTGAGCATTCAAACACGGCATCTGCACCGATTCCCCGGCAATAGCTTTTCACCTGTGCTGCGATGTCCTCATCCTCCACGTACATGACCTTGTCCGCCCCCAGCTCAAGGGCTTTCTGAAGTCTCTCTTCATCCTTCCTCGTTCCCAACACGACTGTCTTGCAGCCAAACAGCTTAATGACCTGGAGTGTCAAAAGTCCTATGGTTCCCGGGCCGGTCAGTACCACATAATCCTCCGGTGACAGTCTGCCGTGCTGGAATACGGCCTGGACACAACATACCAGCGGCTCTGTCATACATGCCTCTTCAAAAGAA is part of the [Clostridium] symbiosum genome and encodes:
- a CDS encoding zinc-binding dehydrogenase, which codes for MKALVKFELGALNVKVMEVEKPKISPDEVLIKVMGAGICGTDLHILKDNSYPVKPPVILGHEVSGVIEEVGENVKGWKTGDKVVSETYYYTCGNCCFCKTGNINLCEEKLSIGSGVNGAMAEFVKVPAKNLHLFPESLSFEEACMTEPLVCCVQAVFQHGRLSPEDYVVLTGPGTIGLLTLQVIKLFGCKTVVLGTRKDEERLQKALELGADKVMYVEDEDIAAQVKSYCRGIGADAVFECSGAVPAIRLAMDLMRKGAHYTQVGIPSKDAPIDMGKVVLREYTITGTYATRPVWWDKTIELLNDGKIDLKSLMSTAYPLEMWEKGFDEAVRGEGFKHIILPNS
- a CDS encoding sodium:solute symporter family protein, which produces MRTEYWIVLGILCYAAFMVFHGFSNFKQTSKSAESFFNADRGVNSFVLVCTTAISVYSGLSYYGYPSGVYSGGIGYLAAAGCAVSGLLFCLIGYRIWILGKEYGFQTPSDYLRERYYSEGFGLFVAILLVFFSIPYIAVQLITIGEGISVTTNGVFPYLPAVLLGTVCVSLHIIGGGMKSVAWLDTFHTILGVCAVYIVVVYLVTRYFPNGGLVEAATAVASNPETAKTLSTPGPSGAYTWKGILNMALTGAVATIVWPHVFMRCYIAKSTKNFRVMSWALPLAHLILTFGLVIVGSILAPAILGANFPEPDKVMPMLANQYCTPLIAFVSILCLFAFAVSTADSMLLSASAMASRDIYIRHFYEKKGRSVDSRKVVYFGRVVLVVEMIACIFITVTKSASIIDYAYKLSSPFFAMILPCTIGGLFWKKGTKEGAIAGTVSGVIITTIFTFFVTPPFGFSALLWGLATNIVFYVGVSLMTTVPAEISEKYITRVERIISGSTEIFEITNAAVAEAKQA